A stretch of the Panicum virgatum strain AP13 chromosome 9N, P.virgatum_v5, whole genome shotgun sequence genome encodes the following:
- the LOC120692102 gene encoding histone H4, which produces MSGRGKGGKGLGKGGAKRHRKVLRDNIQGITKPAIRRLARRGGVKRISGLIYEETRGVLKIFLENVIRDAVTYTEHARRKTVTAMDVVYALKRQGRTLYGFGG; this is translated from the coding sequence ATGTCGGGCCGCGGCAAGGGAGGCAAGGGGCTGGGCAAGGGCGGCGCGAAGCGGCACCGCAAGGTCCTCCGCGACAACATCCAGGGCATCACCAAGCCGGCGATCCGGAGGTTGGCCCGCAGGGGCGGCGTGAAGCGCATCTCCGGGCTGATCTACGAGGAGACGCGCGGCGTGCTCAAGATCTTCCTCGAGAACGTGATCCGCGACGCCGTCACCTACACGGAGCACGCCCGCCGCAAGACCGTCACCGCCATGGACGTCGTGTACGCGCTCAAGCGCCAGGGCCGCACCCTCTACGGCTTCGGCGGCTGA